In the Aneurinibacillus soli genome, one interval contains:
- a CDS encoding succinate CoA transferase, whose amino-acid sequence MLSSRIRHASLLEKIVTKETAASWIKDGMTIGFSGFTSSGDAKEIPVAIAERARAAGKPFKINVYTGASVAPTIDSVLADYMNIRLPFQSDKDLRKSINKGNVNYIDQHLSETGDALLTGAIPSVDIAVVEALAITEDGSIIPTTSGGNTHNYIKNAKEVIVELNLAQPLSLEGVHDIYEIGAFGERKPIPLQAVDDRVGRTSIPTGLDKIKGIVITEQLDDPKTLVEPDEETNTIARHLLNFLRDEIKAGRLSEKLPPLQSGVGSVANAVFHGFLHSEFHDLELYSEVLQDSVFDLIDAGKIRFASGGALTLSKEKMDVVLNHFENYRDKMMLRPQDMSNNPEIIRRLGLITINTAIEVDIYGNVNSTHIMGNKMMNGIGGSGDFTRNARLSIFVTKSIAKNGDISSIVPFISHVDHTEHDVMVVVTEQGVADLRGLTPRQRAIKLIENCAHPSYREQLYAYFNEASQRGGQTPHILEKAFAWHVRFNQTGSMREGSTPPLVEKEKVNVN is encoded by the coding sequence ATGTTATCATCCCGTATCCGCCATGCTTCCCTTCTTGAAAAAATCGTAACAAAAGAAACTGCAGCTAGCTGGATCAAAGACGGTATGACCATCGGCTTCAGCGGCTTTACTTCATCAGGGGATGCCAAAGAAATTCCCGTTGCCATTGCAGAACGCGCTCGTGCAGCTGGAAAACCGTTCAAAATTAACGTCTATACCGGTGCATCTGTTGCTCCTACGATTGATTCCGTATTAGCCGATTACATGAACATTCGCCTGCCGTTCCAATCTGATAAAGACTTACGCAAAAGCATCAACAAGGGAAACGTTAACTATATCGATCAGCATTTATCCGAAACTGGAGATGCCCTGTTAACCGGAGCCATTCCTTCAGTTGACATCGCGGTTGTAGAAGCATTGGCCATTACAGAAGATGGAAGTATTATCCCAACTACCTCAGGTGGCAATACACATAACTATATTAAAAACGCAAAAGAAGTCATCGTAGAACTAAATCTAGCTCAGCCGTTATCGCTGGAAGGCGTACACGACATTTACGAAATCGGAGCTTTTGGTGAGCGAAAACCAATTCCGCTTCAAGCCGTTGATGACCGTGTTGGCCGTACCAGCATCCCTACTGGCCTCGATAAAATTAAAGGCATCGTAATCACAGAACAACTAGATGATCCCAAAACACTCGTCGAGCCAGATGAAGAAACAAATACAATTGCCCGTCATCTCCTGAATTTCTTGCGGGATGAAATCAAAGCCGGACGCTTATCCGAAAAACTCCCACCGCTTCAATCTGGCGTTGGATCTGTAGCAAATGCTGTATTCCACGGATTCCTGCACTCTGAATTCCACGACCTGGAACTGTATTCTGAAGTGCTACAGGATTCTGTATTCGACCTGATTGATGCAGGCAAAATTCGTTTCGCATCCGGTGGTGCTCTCACACTGTCCAAGGAAAAAATGGACGTTGTTCTAAATCATTTTGAGAACTATCGCGATAAAATGATGCTTCGTCCACAAGATATGTCTAACAACCCGGAAATCATTCGTCGTCTTGGTTTAATCACTATCAATACAGCAATTGAGGTAGACATATACGGCAATGTCAATTCAACTCACATCATGGGCAACAAAATGATGAATGGAATTGGTGGTTCCGGTGACTTTACACGCAACGCTCGCCTGAGTATTTTTGTAACGAAATCGATTGCGAAGAACGGAGACATCTCCAGCATCGTTCCGTTTATCTCACACGTCGATCACACTGAGCATGATGTAATGGTTGTGGTAACTGAACAAGGGGTTGCAGACCTGCGGGGCCTGACACCTCGCCAACGCGCTATCAAACTAATCGAGAACTGTGCGCATCCTTCCTATCGGGAACAGCTGTATGCCTACTTTAACGAAGCTTCACAACGTGGTGGGCAGACTCCGCACATTCTAGAAAAAGCCTTTGCCTGGCATGTACGCTTTAATCAAACAGGCTCGATGCGGGAAGGTTCCACTCCACCGCTCGTAGAAAAAGAAAAAGTGAATGTAAACTAA
- the guaB gene encoding IMP dehydrogenase, translated as MWENKFGKEGLTFDDVLLIPGKSEVLPRDVNVGTQLSANVKLNIPLISAGMDTVTESALAIAIARQGGMGIIHKNMPAEKQAEEVDRVKRSESGVITNPFSLKPNHPVSEAENLMAKFRISGVPIVDDNNKLVGIITNRDMRFVHDYAASISEVMTKEELVTAPVGTTLKEAEQILQRHKIEKLPLVDENNELKGLITIKDIEKAIQFPNAAKDKHGRLLCGAAIGVSKDTFERAEVLVKAGVDCLVIDTAHGHSKGVIDTVKEMRAKYPDLTLVAGNVATGQATRDLIEAGASAVKVGIGPGSICTTRVVAGIGVPQITAIYDCATAAREYNVPIIADGGIKYSGDIAKAIGAGASVVMVGSLFAGCEESPGESEIYQGRRFKVYRGMGSLGAMKEGSKDRYFQEKENDDKKLVPEGIEGRVPYKGPLVDTVYQLIGGLRAGMGYCGTKTIQELHNNAQFIRITNAGLKESHPHDVQITKEAPNYSLS; from the coding sequence GTGTGGGAAAATAAATTTGGCAAAGAAGGCTTAACATTCGACGATGTATTATTAATTCCGGGAAAATCGGAAGTGCTCCCGCGTGATGTAAACGTAGGCACACAATTAAGTGCAAACGTCAAACTCAATATCCCTCTCATTAGTGCAGGTATGGATACGGTAACCGAGTCAGCACTCGCCATTGCGATTGCAAGACAGGGCGGCATGGGCATCATCCACAAAAACATGCCGGCTGAAAAGCAGGCAGAAGAAGTGGATCGTGTGAAGCGTTCTGAGAGTGGCGTTATTACGAATCCTTTCTCATTGAAACCGAATCATCCTGTATCTGAAGCAGAAAATCTTATGGCAAAATTCCGAATTTCCGGAGTGCCTATTGTTGACGATAATAACAAACTTGTCGGAATTATTACGAACCGTGATATGCGTTTTGTTCATGATTATGCGGCTTCGATCAGTGAAGTAATGACAAAAGAAGAACTGGTTACAGCTCCGGTTGGCACTACTTTGAAAGAAGCAGAACAAATTCTGCAGCGCCATAAAATTGAGAAGCTTCCACTCGTTGATGAAAATAATGAACTAAAGGGCCTTATCACAATTAAAGATATTGAAAAAGCGATTCAATTTCCAAACGCAGCAAAGGACAAGCATGGACGTCTGCTGTGCGGAGCGGCTATTGGTGTATCCAAAGATACGTTCGAGCGCGCAGAAGTGCTTGTAAAAGCCGGAGTGGACTGTCTGGTTATCGATACTGCTCATGGACATTCTAAGGGCGTTATTGATACAGTAAAAGAAATGCGTGCGAAATATCCAGATTTAACGCTTGTAGCTGGTAACGTAGCGACAGGTCAAGCAACACGTGATCTTATTGAAGCTGGTGCATCAGCTGTTAAAGTTGGGATTGGACCAGGTTCTATTTGTACAACTCGTGTTGTTGCAGGGATCGGTGTTCCGCAGATTACAGCGATTTATGACTGTGCCACAGCTGCTCGCGAATATAACGTTCCGATTATTGCGGATGGTGGCATTAAGTACTCAGGCGATATTGCAAAAGCAATTGGTGCAGGCGCATCTGTTGTCATGGTTGGTAGCCTGTTTGCCGGATGTGAAGAAAGCCCAGGGGAATCTGAAATTTATCAAGGCCGTCGCTTCAAAGTATACCGTGGTATGGGCTCTCTTGGTGCCATGAAGGAAGGCAGTAAGGACCGCTACTTCCAGGAGAAAGAGAACGACGACAAGAAACTGGTACCGGAAGGAATTGAAGGCCGTGTACCGTACAAAGGACCTCTTGTAGACACTGTGTATCAGCTTATTGGAGGCTTACGTGCTGGTATGGGCTATTGTGGAACAAAAACAATCCAGGAACTGCATAATAATGCGCAGTTTATCCGCATTACAAATGCAGGCTTGAAGGAAAGTCATCCACACGATGTACAAATCACGAAGGAAGCACCAAACTACTCGCTTTCCTAA
- a CDS encoding YaaC family protein, translating into MYTAVHTILCENPTEKMWASYLYFENEPTTKQFLQSAYEKQEYKKANVLAFTNATKFIYYIKQARQYYQSAKQSDLLVRPLLLYYGMGSLLKAYILTRDPFYPATTKVLQHGITSRKIKKNYYSLAEDEVRIQKDGLLPYFHSLLQKEPLYDKYQLSNLLALLPELQPVYQRVYRKTSLLPVTLSPSLDFSQSCTVLYLSEEVLDYAHLTYNSFIYYINRYNKGRGSFSALNADIPSGIIQLEWHHPTCTNVKENGNGFENELFSSNYKGEFFYNISTDKNYMVNEIEIHYMVMYIISMLCRYETEKWGEIVFSFTSEDMYVIQEFLTISTRKFPNIIYDLLLGKRHIFQIT; encoded by the coding sequence ATGTATACAGCGGTTCATACAATATTATGCGAAAATCCAACTGAAAAAATGTGGGCTAGCTATTTATATTTTGAAAACGAACCGACGACCAAGCAATTTCTGCAAAGTGCCTATGAAAAGCAGGAATATAAGAAGGCAAATGTCCTGGCTTTCACAAATGCAACCAAGTTTATTTACTACATAAAGCAAGCAAGACAATACTACCAATCAGCCAAACAAAGCGATCTGCTGGTTCGTCCGCTTCTCTTATATTATGGAATGGGCAGCCTGTTAAAAGCATACATCCTGACAAGGGATCCATTTTATCCTGCTACGACAAAAGTATTGCAGCATGGTATTACAAGCCGAAAAATAAAAAAGAATTATTATTCACTGGCGGAGGACGAAGTTCGAATTCAAAAAGATGGCCTCCTCCCTTACTTTCATTCCTTATTGCAAAAAGAACCACTTTACGATAAATATCAGCTTTCTAATTTACTGGCTCTCCTACCCGAACTTCAGCCAGTCTATCAACGTGTCTATCGTAAAACTTCACTTCTTCCTGTGACCCTATCCCCTTCCCTAGATTTTTCACAATCCTGTACAGTACTTTATCTTTCGGAAGAAGTACTCGATTACGCTCATTTAACATACAACAGTTTTATCTACTATATAAATCGCTACAACAAAGGAAGAGGGAGTTTTTCAGCATTGAATGCAGACATTCCGTCTGGAATTATTCAATTAGAATGGCATCATCCAACCTGCACAAATGTTAAAGAAAATGGAAATGGTTTCGAAAATGAACTTTTTAGCAGTAATTATAAAGGAGAATTCTTCTACAATATATCTACAGACAAGAACTATATGGTTAATGAAATAGAGATCCACTATATGGTTATGTACATAATCAGTATGCTCTGTCGATATGAAACGGAAAAATGGGGAGAAATTGTCTTTTCCTTTACTTCAGAAGATATGTATGTAATTCAAGAGTTTTTAACAATATCAACTCGAAAATTCCCCAATATAATTTATGATTTATTATTAGGAAAACGACATATTTTTCAAATCACATAA
- the pdxT gene encoding pyridoxal 5'-phosphate synthase glutaminase subunit PdxT produces MKIGVLALQGAVAEHIRLLEKAGAEAVAVKKTEQLAEIDGLVLPGGESTAIGKLMKKYGFDTALKEFAAQKKPIFGTCAGLILLAGEIDGQDWVHLGLMDIKVARNAFGRQRESFETDLPVKDVAEDFRAVFIRAPLILSIGENVEVLSEYNGEIVAARQGHLLCASFHPELTEDERMHVYFLRMVEQYQAVKAN; encoded by the coding sequence ATGAAGATCGGAGTACTCGCTCTGCAGGGTGCTGTAGCGGAGCATATCCGTCTGCTGGAGAAAGCCGGGGCGGAAGCCGTTGCGGTGAAGAAAACAGAACAGCTGGCCGAAATTGACGGCCTGGTTCTGCCAGGTGGCGAAAGCACGGCAATCGGCAAGCTAATGAAGAAATATGGATTCGATACAGCACTTAAAGAATTTGCTGCACAGAAGAAGCCGATCTTTGGCACATGTGCCGGACTGATTCTTCTTGCAGGCGAAATCGATGGTCAGGACTGGGTTCACCTTGGTCTCATGGATATAAAAGTGGCGCGTAATGCATTTGGTCGCCAGCGTGAAAGCTTTGAGACTGATCTGCCAGTGAAAGATGTAGCAGAAGATTTCCGTGCTGTATTCATTCGAGCTCCGCTCATCCTCTCGATTGGAGAGAATGTAGAGGTGCTGTCTGAATACAACGGTGAGATCGTAGCAGCGCGTCAGGGCCATCTGCTCTGCGCATCATTCCATCCGGAACTGACAGAAGATGAGCGCATGCATGTGTACTTCCTCCGCATGGTAGAGCAGTATCAGGCAGTTAAAGCGAATTAA
- a CDS encoding aminopeptidase, translating to MIDSRMEQLARNLVTYSTKVQPGEHVLIEAFGIDNMLVKAIIREVHKAGGHPHVNIRDHQVIRELLMNATEEQVRVWMENDEQQMRQMQAYIGIRGGLNINELSDVPPENLKLYNQLYNANVHSKIRVKQTKWVVLRYPTPSMAQLANMSTEAFETFYFNVCTMDYARMSEAMDALVALMEKTDQVRLTAPGTDLRFSIKDIPAIKCAGELNIPDGEVFTAPVRESVNGTISYNTPTPYNGFVFENVVLRFENGKIVEATANDTNRINEVFNTDEGARFVGEFAIGVNPFIREPMKDILFDEKIDGSIHFTPGQCYDEAYNGNKSAIHWDMVLIQRPEYGGGEIWFDDQLIRKDGRFVIPELEALNPENLK from the coding sequence ATGATAGACAGCCGCATGGAACAGCTTGCCCGCAATCTTGTTACCTATTCGACGAAAGTGCAGCCGGGTGAACATGTATTGATTGAAGCATTTGGCATCGATAATATGCTCGTCAAAGCAATCATCCGGGAAGTACATAAAGCAGGCGGGCACCCGCATGTCAACATCCGTGATCATCAGGTAATTCGTGAGCTTCTGATGAATGCAACCGAAGAACAAGTTCGCGTCTGGATGGAGAATGATGAGCAGCAAATGCGTCAGATGCAAGCGTATATCGGGATTCGTGGCGGCCTGAACATCAATGAATTATCTGATGTTCCGCCAGAGAACCTGAAACTGTACAATCAGCTATATAATGCGAATGTCCACAGTAAAATCCGTGTGAAGCAAACGAAGTGGGTTGTGCTTCGTTATCCGACACCATCAATGGCCCAGCTAGCGAATATGAGTACAGAAGCATTCGAAACATTCTACTTCAACGTATGCACGATGGATTATGCCCGGATGAGCGAGGCAATGGATGCGCTGGTTGCTCTCATGGAGAAAACCGATCAAGTGCGCTTGACCGCTCCAGGGACAGATCTACGATTCTCCATTAAAGACATCCCGGCTATTAAATGTGCGGGTGAGCTGAACATTCCGGATGGCGAAGTGTTTACGGCTCCAGTTCGTGAATCGGTCAACGGTACAATTTCATATAATACGCCGACTCCATACAATGGCTTCGTATTCGAAAATGTTGTACTCCGCTTTGAGAACGGTAAAATTGTCGAAGCGACCGCAAATGATACGAACCGGATTAACGAGGTGTTTAATACGGATGAAGGAGCGCGTTTCGTGGGTGAATTCGCGATTGGTGTGAACCCGTTCATCCGTGAGCCGATGAAAGACATTCTGTTTGATGAGAAAATCGACGGCTCTATTCACTTCACACCTGGACAATGCTATGACGAGGCGTATAACGGAAACAAATCAGCCATCCACTGGGATATGGTATTAATCCAACGCCCGGAATACGGTGGCGGCGAGATCTGGTTCGATGACCAGTTGATTCGCAAAGATGGCCGCTTTGTCATCCCTGAACTAGAAGCATTAAATCCAGAAAATCTAAAATAA
- a CDS encoding D-alanyl-D-alanine carboxypeptidase family protein: MITRGKKLTETFFIAVAFLLAFLPVMLVPSGQAWAQTATPALNLNVKSAILVEAKTGKILYKYNENQPFAPASMTKMMTEYLLHEAIKNKKVTWDQKVTADEYAAFLGKPGGSSVLLALGEQHTVRELYEAMAIYSANDATYLIAKTVGGSEADFVKMMNKKAKEFGMTQTYFATATGFPLKDLGQFAPPSDRGDNVMSARDAAILAKELVTTYPELLETTKIPHKMFRQGTPHPLKMDNWNWMVPTLVKQYPGADGLKTGHTDDAGYCFTGTAERNGIRVISVVMGTNSFLSRFTETAKLFDYGFSNYKMVPLLAKGNPVPGGEKATVSKGTDKEVELVTGQDLVYPVRNGEEKAYKPKAVVKEATAPIKQGQALGTVKLVGANGQADEFLRPVDEQKAGGTLVAKNDVDEAGWLRLTFRAIIGFIGGLFGSLGGMIKGLF, from the coding sequence TTGATAACACGCGGTAAAAAATTGACGGAAACATTTTTCATCGCGGTAGCTTTTTTACTGGCATTTTTGCCGGTAATGCTCGTTCCATCTGGACAGGCTTGGGCACAGACAGCTACCCCGGCATTGAATCTGAATGTAAAATCTGCCATTCTGGTGGAAGCGAAAACGGGGAAAATTCTTTATAAATACAATGAGAATCAACCATTTGCTCCGGCCAGTATGACGAAGATGATGACAGAATATCTTTTGCATGAAGCCATTAAAAACAAAAAAGTTACCTGGGATCAAAAAGTTACAGCGGATGAATATGCAGCTTTCCTTGGTAAGCCAGGCGGTTCATCTGTTCTATTAGCCCTTGGTGAGCAGCATACAGTTCGTGAGTTGTATGAGGCAATGGCCATCTATTCAGCTAATGATGCAACTTATCTTATCGCTAAGACTGTTGGCGGATCAGAAGCTGACTTCGTAAAGATGATGAACAAAAAGGCGAAAGAGTTTGGCATGACACAGACGTATTTTGCAACAGCAACTGGTTTTCCGTTAAAAGACCTTGGTCAATTTGCGCCACCTTCTGATCGTGGTGATAATGTGATGTCAGCACGCGATGCAGCAATTCTGGCAAAAGAGTTAGTTACAACGTATCCGGAATTACTTGAAACAACGAAAATCCCACACAAAATGTTCCGACAAGGTACACCTCATCCGCTTAAAATGGATAATTGGAATTGGATGGTTCCAACACTTGTAAAACAGTATCCAGGAGCAGATGGCTTGAAAACAGGACATACTGATGATGCTGGATATTGTTTCACTGGTACAGCGGAGCGCAACGGTATTCGTGTTATCTCGGTTGTCATGGGGACAAATTCGTTCCTGAGTCGTTTCACGGAAACAGCCAAGCTGTTTGATTATGGATTCAGCAATTATAAAATGGTACCGCTGCTTGCAAAAGGAAATCCGGTACCAGGTGGAGAAAAAGCCACTGTTAGTAAAGGGACCGATAAGGAAGTCGAGTTGGTGACAGGCCAGGATCTTGTGTATCCAGTTCGTAATGGGGAAGAGAAGGCATACAAACCAAAGGCAGTTGTAAAAGAAGCAACGGCACCGATTAAACAGGGGCAGGCACTCGGTACAGTTAAGCTAGTCGGTGCAAACGGACAGGCTGATGAATTCCTTCGCCCGGTGGATGAACAAAAAGCCGGGGGTACGTTGGTTGCGAAAAATGATGTAGACGAAGCTGGCTGGCTGCGTTTGACGTTCCGAGCGATTATTGGCTTTATTGGTGGATTGTTCGGTAGTCTTGGAGGCATGATTAAAGGGTTATTCTAG
- the serS gene encoding serine--tRNA ligase yields the protein MLDVRRLRTNFEAIQKALETRGEKLNEIEKFADIDVKWRSLLAESEQLKNKRNVVSEEIARLKKEKQNADELIAEMKQVSAKIKEYDEQVRVLEEEISQIMLGIPNVPHESVPIGLTEDDNVPVRHWGEAVSFDFEPKPHWEIAADLGILDFEGAAKVTGSRFVFYKGAGARMERALINYMLDLHTMQHNYEEILPPYIVNRESMTGTGQLPKFEEDAFKLADTDYFLIPTAEVPVTNYHRDEIMSADMLPIRYAAYSACFRSEAGSAGRDTRGLIRQHQFNKVELVKFVQPETSYDELEKLVNDAEKVLQLLGLPYRVMSMCTGDLGFTAAKKYDIEVWIPSYDTYREISSCSNFEDFQARRAGIRFRREPKAKPEFVHTLNGSGLAIGRTMAAILENYQQADGSVLIPGPLRPYMGGLERLEKKSK from the coding sequence ATGTTAGATGTGAGACGGCTGCGAACGAATTTTGAAGCCATTCAAAAGGCGCTTGAAACCCGTGGTGAGAAGCTGAATGAAATTGAAAAGTTTGCGGATATCGATGTGAAATGGCGCTCCCTGCTCGCTGAGAGCGAACAACTGAAGAACAAGCGCAATGTCGTATCGGAAGAGATTGCTCGCCTGAAAAAAGAGAAGCAAAATGCAGATGAGCTGATTGCTGAGATGAAGCAAGTATCGGCAAAAATTAAAGAATATGATGAGCAAGTACGTGTACTGGAAGAAGAGATCTCACAGATCATGCTTGGTATTCCAAATGTACCGCATGAAAGTGTACCGATTGGTCTGACAGAAGATGATAACGTTCCCGTGCGTCACTGGGGAGAAGCTGTCTCGTTTGATTTTGAACCAAAGCCACACTGGGAGATTGCAGCCGATCTCGGCATTCTGGACTTTGAAGGAGCAGCCAAAGTAACCGGTAGTCGTTTTGTATTCTACAAAGGCGCGGGTGCCCGTATGGAACGTGCGCTTATTAACTATATGTTGGACCTACATACAATGCAGCATAACTATGAAGAAATCTTGCCACCGTATATTGTGAATCGTGAAAGCATGACGGGGACAGGTCAGCTTCCAAAGTTCGAGGAAGATGCATTTAAGCTCGCAGATACCGATTACTTCCTGATCCCGACAGCGGAAGTGCCGGTGACGAACTACCATCGTGATGAGATCATGAGTGCGGATATGCTACCGATCCGTTATGCAGCATACAGTGCCTGCTTCCGTTCTGAAGCTGGTTCAGCTGGACGTGATACACGCGGCTTGATTCGTCAGCATCAGTTTAATAAAGTTGAATTAGTGAAGTTTGTTCAGCCAGAGACATCGTATGACGAGCTGGAAAAGCTCGTGAATGATGCGGAGAAAGTGTTGCAGTTGCTTGGCCTACCATACCGTGTGATGAGCATGTGTACGGGTGATCTTGGCTTTACAGCAGCGAAGAAATACGACATTGAAGTATGGATTCCGAGCTATGATACGTACCGTGAGATTTCAAGCTGCAGTAATTTTGAAGACTTCCAAGCGCGTCGTGCGGGCATTCGTTTCCGCCGCGAGCCGAAAGCAAAACCTGAGTTTGTGCATACATTGAACGGTTCAGGGCTGGCCATTGGACGTACGATGGCTGCGATTCTGGAGAATTACCAGCAGGCAGATGGCAGTGTGCTGATTCCAGGACCACTCCGTCCGTATATGGGTGGGCTTGAAAGACTGGAGAAAAAATCAAAGTAG
- the pdxS gene encoding pyridoxal 5'-phosphate synthase lyase subunit PdxS, producing the protein MTEQGTSRVKRGMAEMQKGGVIMDVVNAEQARIAEAAGAVAVMALERVPADIRAAGGVARMADPTIVEEVMAAVSVPVMAKARIGHFVEAKVLESLGVDYIDESEVLTPADEVFHINKNDFTVPFVCGARDLGEALRRIGEGASMIRTKGEPGTGNIVEAVRHQRMMQSQIRKVSSMALDELMAEAKNIGAPFELLKYVHENGKLPVVNFAAGGVATPADAALMMHLGSDGVFVGSGIFKSDNPEKFARAIVEATTHYQDYALIGELSKNLGSAMKGIDVTSLLENERMAVRGW; encoded by the coding sequence ATGACAGAACAAGGAACATCGCGTGTAAAACGTGGAATGGCAGAAATGCAAAAAGGCGGCGTCATCATGGACGTTGTAAACGCTGAGCAGGCACGAATTGCAGAAGCGGCTGGAGCGGTAGCCGTTATGGCGTTAGAGCGCGTTCCTGCGGATATTCGCGCAGCAGGCGGTGTTGCCCGTATGGCAGATCCGACAATCGTAGAAGAAGTAATGGCAGCTGTTTCGGTTCCAGTTATGGCGAAGGCGCGTATCGGTCACTTCGTAGAAGCAAAAGTATTGGAATCACTTGGCGTTGATTATATTGATGAATCTGAAGTACTGACTCCAGCGGATGAAGTATTCCATATCAATAAAAACGATTTTACAGTTCCTTTCGTTTGCGGTGCTCGTGATCTTGGCGAAGCGCTTCGTCGTATCGGTGAAGGTGCATCCATGATCCGTACAAAAGGTGAGCCAGGAACAGGTAACATCGTAGAAGCTGTTCGTCACCAACGCATGATGCAAAGCCAGATTCGCAAAGTATCAAGCATGGCGCTTGATGAGCTGATGGCAGAAGCGAAAAATATTGGTGCTCCATTCGAACTTCTTAAATACGTACATGAGAATGGCAAACTTCCAGTTGTAAACTTCGCAGCAGGCGGCGTGGCAACTCCAGCCGATGCGGCTCTCATGATGCACCTTGGTTCTGACGGTGTATTCGTTGGCTCTGGTATTTTCAAATCGGACAACCCGGAAAAATTCGCCCGCGCAATCGTAGAAGCAACAACTCACTACCAAGATTACGCACTGATCGGCGAGCTTTCCAAAAACCTGGGTTCAGCTATGAAAGGGATCGACGTAACATCTCTGCTTGAAAACGAGCGCATGGCTGTACGCGGCTGGTAA